The Musa acuminata AAA Group cultivar baxijiao chromosome BXJ3-6, Cavendish_Baxijiao_AAA, whole genome shotgun sequence region TATCATCTTCCTGCAGTCCTCCGCGGTCCTGCCTTGCTTGAGGCCGAGCGAGGCGAGcaccagccgcagctcctccacgGTGATGAACCCGTCCCCGTTGCGGTCGAACACGTCGAACGCCTCGCGCATGTCCTCCTCCTCGTCCCGCTCGTCCATGATGCTGCAGCAGAGCGTCCCGAACTCCTCCATGTCGACGCACCCGTCCCCGTTGGCGTCGATCCGCTCCATCATCGCCGCGACCTCCACCTCCGGGACGTGGATGCCCAGGTTCTGGAGCGAGCCGCTCATCTCCGCCTTCGTGATGCGGCCGTCCCCGTCGCGGTCGAACATCTGGAAGACCCGCCTCAGCTCCGACGGGTCCATCCCGGACGCCCTGGGACAAACGATGAAGGTCCAAAGGAGGAGGACGCGGAGG contains the following coding sequences:
- the LOC135641556 gene encoding calmodulin-like protein 3, with the translated sequence MDPSELRRVFQMFDRDGDGRITKAEMSGSLQNLGIHVPEVEVAAMMERIDANGDGCVDMEEFGTLCCSIMDERDEEEDMREAFDVFDRNGDGFITVEELRLVLASLGLKQGRTAEDCRKMINKVDDDRDGMVDFKEFKQMMKGGGFEGLS